Proteins encoded together in one Impatiens glandulifera chromosome 1, dImpGla2.1, whole genome shotgun sequence window:
- the LOC124926661 gene encoding anthocyanidin 3-O-glucosyltransferase 2-like has protein sequence MAKLLVDRDTRLTANVIVFNLPGVPPIDITSIKQSISTNRIHLIEIPKDEGDSNPPATSLTNLILSQIPFVKDAIATHITGRSGSGRIIAFLFDMFCASMIDVAEQDYGVPGYMFFPSNASLLGLFNHLLTLSDNGQDITDFDGSDAELAVPAYSIPFPAKVLPWMAMDKNGGSVAWLDVGRNLRKAKGIVVNTFYDVEPEAIEAILNDEGSPPIYPVGPILNLSKSVGDKRDDIVQWLDQQPPLSVIFLCFGSMGSFEDAQVKQMAIAIERSGHRFLWSVRRPPTSNGGRLTSEYDDLELEEVMPEGFFRRTAEIGKVIGWAPQVDVLGHKAVGGFVTHCGWNSTMESLWFGVPTASWPLYAEQQANAFRMIKVLDLAVEIKMDYRNNFSRSGEEIVVEAGIIENALRRLMDENSGENQDRRKRVQEMSEKSRKAVQEGGSSYLYLGRFIDDITNIPNLL, from the coding sequence ATGGCAAAGCTATTAGTCGACAGAGATACTCGACTTACTGCAAATGTCATCGTCTTCAACTTGCCCGGTGTCCCTCCCATCGACATCACTTCCATCAAACAATCCATCTCCACCAATCGAATACACCTCATCGAAATCCCCAAGGACGAAGGCGATTCAAACCCCCCCGCCACATCCTTAACCAATTTAATCCTATCCCAGATACCCTTCGTCAAAGATGCCATCGCAACGCACATTACAGGACGCTCTGGATCAGGCCGAATAATCGCCTTTCTTTTTGACATGTTCTGTGCTAGCATGATAGATGTCGCCGAACAGGATTACGGCGTTCCTGGCTATATGTTCTTTCCATCTAATGCATCTCTACTTGGACTCTTTAACCATCTACTCACATTAAGCGATAATGGACAGGACATCACCGATTTCGATGGGTCCGACGCCGAATTAGCTGTGCCGGCCTACTCGATTCCATTTCCGGCTAAGGTACTTCCATGGATGGCGATGGATAAGAATGGTGGGTCAGTTGCGTGGTTAGATGTCGGTAGGAATTTGAGAAAGGCAAAGGGGATTGTAGTGAACACGTTCTACGATGTGGAGCCGGAAGCAATTGAAGCTATATTGAATGATGAAGGATCCCCACCAATTTACCCAGTTGGTCCGATTCTCAATCTAAGCAAGAGTGTTGGAGATAAACGCGATGATATTGTGCAGTGGTTAGACCAGCAGCCTCCGTTGTCTGTAATATTCCTCTGTTTCGGGAGCATGGGCAGCTTCGAAGATGCCCAGGTGAAACAGATGGCCATAGCCATAGAACGCAGCGGCCATCGATTCCTTTGGTCAGTGAGGCGTCCGCCAACGTCGAACGGAGGAAGGTTAACCAGTGAATACGATGACTTGGAGTTGGAAGAGGTTATGCCGGAAGGATTCTTTCGCCGGACGGCGGAGATTGGGAAGGTGATCGGTTGGGCTCCTCAGGTGGACGTGCTAGGTCATAAGGCGGTGGGGGGTTTTGTGACGCATTGTGGGTGGAATTCAACAATGGAGAGTTTGTGGTTTGGAGTGCCGACGGCGTCTTGGCCATTGTATGCGGAACAGCAAGCGAATGCGTTTAGGATGATTAAAGTGTTGGACTTGGCGGTGGAGATTAAGATGGATTATAGGAATAATTTTAGTAGGAGTGGAGAGGAGATTGTGGTGGAGGCTGGGATTATTGAAAACGCGTTAAGGCGGTTGATGGATGAAAATAGCGGGGAGAATCAAGATAGGCGGAAGAGGGTTCAGGAGATGAGTGAGAAGAGCAGGAAGGCGGTCCAGGAGGGCGGTTCATCCTATTTGTATTTGGGACGGTTTATTGATGATATTACCAACATTCCCAATCTACTTTAA